Part of the Bos indicus isolate NIAB-ARS_2022 breed Sahiwal x Tharparkar chromosome 29, NIAB-ARS_B.indTharparkar_mat_pri_1.0, whole genome shotgun sequence genome is shown below.
TCCATGTCTTCACGAGTCAAGCTCTTGGAACCCACAAGGCCCTTGAGCATCCCAAACATGCCACCCAGAGTCCCCTTGGTAGCACTGCAGGCACAGAAAACCACAGATGCACAGAAAGCCAGCAGGCAGCCAGCAAGTCCTGTGCCTTTGGAGCCATACCCGCCACCCGCCACCAAATCCCGTACCTAGGTTTGGTGGAGTTCTGAGCAGCTCCTTCATCATCTGAGCTGCTGCAGTCCAGATCCTGAAGCTGCCTCCCAGGCCCAGTCCCTCGAATCtggagggtgtggggagaggaagaagggatCAGGAAACCATGAGCTGGTggggagggaagcctggagtgacCCTGTCCCACACTGCTCTGCCCCTTTGACTCCAGAAGCTCCAAATGTAACCCACCCTCTGGCTCCAAGCAATCAAGGGGACTGCCCTCCTCATCTCTCCTTCCCCCTGCTGCTTATTACCATTAACCCTCACTCTGGCCCCTGCTACCTCTTACCAAGTTGATGTCCTCAGGCGGGGCCGCTTCCGGGGCTCCGTTGGTGGTGGGCGTGCTGTAGTCCAGAACTTCCTTGTTAGCAGAGCCTCCCAGTGCCCACACCCGGggtgcctttttgcctttctcctTGGGAGCATCTGACTTACTGGACTTGCTGTGAAGGGTTACAGTAGAGAGGGTTATGGTGGAGCAGCAGGAGAGGCAGCATCCACCTCAGAGACAAGGACTCCCTCACCCCTAACGTGTCTGGATAGCAAAAGCTGAGGGCAAAGCTGGGCTGCTCACCTGGACTTCTCCATACCCCTCCCATGCTTCTGAATGAACTCTTCCCGCTTCCTGCGGATCTGCTCCTCTTTGGAAAGTTCCTCCCCGTTCTCAGGTCCTACTGGGAGACCTGACTTTTCTGCAGGGGCTGCTTTGCTAGTAGCCAGAGGGCCATCAGAACCTGTCAAGGAGAaaactcactgaaaaaaaaaagaccgaattccaacaaaatagacaaatggggAAAACCCTCCCAGATCATTCAGAGAAAACTGTGAAGAAACACCTGGGGGATCACCGACATTGGGGACAATAATCAGGGTGGTGGGCACCTGAGCCAGGGAGGCAAACGACGacagagggaaggacagggagccgCTTCAGTGCCACTTCAGTGCCACCTGAACAACGTCTCATTCCCCTGGATGTCCAAGTTCAAACTCACCTTCCTTTTTGGCCcccttgttttttttgttattcttgGCTTTTTCCTTAGGCTTTTCACCCCGTGTCTCAATCATGGATCTCACAGGTTTCTTCGCCTTCTCAGAATCTTCAAATTTCTTCATGGTAGTGGGAGCACGGATCTTACTGCTCTCCTCTGCTTCACTAAAGAGAAAAGttcatactaagtcgcttcagtcgtgtctgactctgcaattctatggacagaggagcctggtgggccaggattggattctccagtcaagaattctagagtgggttgacacttccttctccaggggatcttcccaagccagggatcaaacctgggtttcccacattgcaggtattctttaccatctgagccaccagggaagcccaaagagaaaAGGTTGACAGTCTAAATCCAGGGGAAGGGCCCTCACACCAAGCAGGCAATCAGAACTGGGAAGCCAACTCAGGAGCCCCTTTCAACCCACAGTGTACTATGCCCTCTTGGGAAGGAAAGGAACTCATCAAGTCTCAGAAATTGATTTTGCAGAGGGGAGGCCTCTCACCGAAGGAGCCGCAGAAAGTCATTCTGGAAATCGAAAGTGCCATTCAATAGACTTAAGGCACTCTGCTGTTGGATCTCAGTGCGGTACTTGTCTCGAAACAGCCGGTGAACGTCGTCTATCAACTTGTCCACATACGTCAGTGTTAGGATCTTCTGAAAACCTACCTGTTCAGGGAAAGGAACAGAGCCAGCAGATCTGCTTACATGCCGGCCCAGAACAGAGGGAAGCCAACTTGACCCAGGCCTCCAGGGACTGGCTCAGCCCCTGGCCGGTTTCCCTGACCTGAGGAGCAGCCAAGCCCTCTGACTGGGCCCAAGAGCGGCTTCCCTTTTCCCCTCCACCCTCCTTGTTTTCTCAGTTACTTCATCGTAGACACTGGGCGCAATTAATCAGGATTTTCTGAATCATCAGGACTGCCTGTCAGTGTAATCGTTACCCTTCTAAAATACCCTCACTTACCACAAACACCAACTCAAACTGGTTGTCCAGTTTATACTTGAGAGTGAGTGCCTCATGGGTGAAGGAGTTGTTACCTCCTCTCTCCTGGAAAAAGAGTGTATCTCAGAATTCAGACTGTCCCCTCAAACACCTGGAGCTGGGCCCCTCCAGCACTACCTTCGGGAAGGAACCAGACATTCCCCTAAACTCAAACCTGTCCTCCAGGGCCAAAAGATTCAGGGCACTGCTCTCCAGCATTACACCTGGGAGAAAAGTGTAGACACCcagctgggggggtgggggaaggaggggaaagGTGGGAGGCACCGACATGTGCCAGCGAGAAGAGTCCTCATGTAAACAATCAGGTTTACCGGCAGCCGGACACTATCTACACTTCTTAAAAGACGTTCTTTCATCCTTTATCTCATCCAGCCTTTGCGACAACAGAAAAGCAAGCCGCTGGCAGTGAAACTGGGGAACGAAGGGAGGTCTCAATGGACTACCGAATCCTGCCAGAGTCCCAGAAAGCGGAGGGGGGAGGGGACATCACAAAGTTGAGGGATGGTCTGATAGGAGCGGGAGAAAGAAGCGGAGTTCTGGCTACAAGCGAGTGGCCAGTTTGAGGTGGGCAGACAGGGTGAGAGGGAGGCCCGGGATCAGTCAAAGGGGACTAGGGGTCGGGTCAGGGGGGAGGGGGACGAGCCCGGAGTTCTGATCCCGCGGGGGCGGTACCTGCAGCAGCACGGAACGAATTAACGCGTTAACAGGCCCGGTGCATGAGTCGCTCACGCCCTGAAAGCACCAGAGAACGAGCCCGCCTTTGGAAAAAATGGTGAAGAAGTCGAGCATGGCGGCAGCGGGAAAGGAGCCGGGGCCGGCGCCGGGAACTCAGGCCTCGATCGCCGCTGCTTCCTGCTGCGCCAAGCGCGGGACACGTCACACCAGCGGCCCCGGAAACCGGCGCAGCCGCACTTCCGCTCAGCGCCGCCCGGATCCCTCCCCGGCTCCGCCCACGGGCGCGCAGGACTGACGTAGAAGCCCAGCTGGCCAATGGAGGGTGGGGGCGGGCCTCGGCGGGCCTCTCAGCATGTCCTGGGAGGGACCGACCGCCTATAGGGTGGGGGGGCAGGACCCCGTGGCGTCGCTGGCAATGGGAGTGCTCGAATGAACGACTGGCGTCGCGTAGTAGTGACTGCAGGCTGGGACTGTACCCGGGTAGGGTGCTGCTCTCCTAGCGGCCAGCAACAGCAGGGCCATGCTTCGGAGGGCGCTGCGGCTCCGCCTGGGCCCGTGCCTCTCCGGACGGGGGCTAGGCACATACAGAAGAGGCTCTACTCTGGGTAAAGTTGAGGGCAGCGGAGGGTATCGTGGTTCTGGGGTGTCCCCAGTCTCCAGCCTTGTGACCTTCAGGACTCAGAATCCAAGCTCACGCTGGGAAGACAGTGGGTCCCTCGGAGTAGGGGGTAACCTTGCCTGCCGGAGCTTGTAGAGCCTGGACAGGGGTATGGATCCCAGAGTTGCCTTTCTCAGGTGACATATCCCAGATGATTCTATGCCTGAGTTTGCCACCAAAATTGCAGCCGGGCTGATTCTTTGGTTGCACAGAAATTAATGAAGTCGTGCTTGCACGCAGGATGCTGTTTTGTGGCCgtgaggaggaaagaagagagaggattCGATACACGTCCTGGAGGTGTCTGAGGTGTAGCTGGAGAGGGAAGGCTTCGTAGACCAGTTGAAAACTGAAGAGAAGCCAACTAGGACGATGTCCTGCACTGCCAGTAGGTAGTGTTGGTAGCCATACATGGAACGGCTGGGAACTGAGATCAGCCTTGAAAGATGGTGTTTACTGGCTCAAGGAAAGTGTGAACTCCAGGTTCTGGAGAACTGAGCAAAGGTTAGAGAAGTATCGTTTTCGTGCAAGGAATTAGCAAAGGCCATCCGGATAGAGAGTTGAGTAGTAGTATGAAATTATGGGTAAGGTTAAGTCCAGATCAAAGAAAGACTCGAATGCTGAGAAGAGTTTGAACTTGGGACTGGAGACAGTGACAGGAGACTTGGAGATTTATGAGCTTGGTGTGAAAGACAAAAAGATTCATGTATTCaaggcatttattgagcacttaggaTGTGCTAGGCTGGAGATTTGGTGGAGAAGATAGACATAGCGCAGTATGAAGCAATCACAGATGAGTTCAAAGTTGCAAGTGTGCTGCATGTTGCAGAAGAACAGTTCACTGAGCTATGAGATAGCTATGAGATAATAACAGGATTACTTGGCATAGTCTAGGGGAGGTCAGGAAAGGCATTCCTGAGAAAATGATAACCGAGCTGAGATCAAAAGGAACCAAGGATTCTTAACTGGGCAAAGAAGTGGGCGCAGAGTTTCAAAGCAGAGAGAACACCTGTGTAAGTCCTCTGTGGCAGAAATGAAGGGGTGAGGTTGGAGGGTTCTGGGGTGAACAAGAGCTAGATTGGGCAGTGTCTCACAGGCCACGTGAAAGATTTTGAACCTTTGTCCTTAGAGTGATGGAATGCCATGGAAGGTTCTAAGCAAAAGAGTGTTTGATTAGATTAATATTCAGAAGAGGTCATTCTAGCTGTgatagactcattggaaaagaccctgatgctgggaaagattgaaggcaggagccgAAGGGGGCAacaggattagatggttggatagcatcaccgactcagtggatatgagtttgagcatcctgtgggagttggtgatggacagggaggcctggcgtgcttcagtccacggggttgcaaagagtcggacatggcttagctattgaacaacaacaacaaagctgtgATATAGGAAAGAAGTTGGGGGGTAGGACAAGAGGGGAATGAGTGGAAATGGGAGCTCTTAACAGCCTTCGTGGGAAAGACATCATCGTGGTTTGGTCCAGGGCAGTGGTGgtagagatggggaaaaaaagggggaCAGATTGGAGAGAGATTTAAGAGGCAAAGCCATAAGAACTTGATAACAGGCAGGATGTGCGTGTAGATTTGCTGGTGGTGATGAATATCCAGGAGAAGGTGCCACTCAGAGGTCCATGCTTCTGAGGGCCCTGTGGCTCTAGATGTGCCAGGACTTATTCGTCCAGAAGCCCAGGAGAGAAATGTGTAAGTCCCCTGGCCTAGGGAGAGAGTAGAGAGTGTTCACTTTAGGAAGCTGAATCTTGCAGAGCTAGTATAATGCACTCAAAGGAAGTGAGACTTGGGCACAGAGACCATGAGGCAAAGCTGTGGAATGCTGCTGGGTGCCAGCTGACCTTGTGAGGACTAAAAACTCAGTGTCAGTTTAGCCCACCTTTTCCTGTGCCCATCTTCTGACCACGatatacacacaccccaccccgCCTCTTGGAAAGGAGATGCATGGCCCTCTCTGATCATAACTGCATCCCACAGACTGGGATGGAAAGGTGTCGGAGATCAAGAAGAAGATCCAGTCCATCTTCCCTGGCGGGGCTTGGAACCCACTGTATGACACCAGCCACCTGCCCCCCGAACGCTCAGATGTGGTgattgttgggggtggggtgcttgGCCTGTCTGTGGCCTACTGGCTGAAGAGGTTGGAGAAGCAGCAAGGTGCCATTCGGGTGCTGGTGGTGGAGCGGGACCACACGGTGAGGTCTGAGGTGGGGCAGAGTCTGGCAACTCAGAgtcaggggcaggggaggagaagaaaggcTGAAATCTCTGAAGGGACAGGACTTTGGCCCTTGTTGTGAAACAGCCCCAGGTTCTTCTCAAACTAGTGACCTTGACAGTAAGGTTTTTGCTTTTGAAAGCAAATTTCACAATTGTTGTGTGTTTTGAGATTGCAGAGGTCTGGCCTGCATTCCAGCTGTAATCAGCGCAAACAGTTATTACAAACCCCTTGCAGGCTTCATTGCTTCTGaggtttttgtgttttaattgttCCTGTTTACCACTGCTGGCTAGTCACAGGTCTTGCTCCATTGGCCATGTCCTTCTGTTTTCCAGTTAGCAGAACCAAAAGTCAGTCTCCAGCCTTGGACTTCAGGGCCATTACCATTTTGTAACTTTGTATGAGGGTGTCCCGCCCTTTGATGACTGATCCTCTGCTCTGTACCTATCCTAATAAGGATTTTAATGACCGTTGTTCTCACTGCCTTCATTTGGGTTTGTTCACTTCAGCTCCTCTTAGATTATAAAACCTGAGGGTAGGACGCCCCTTCAACTTTGGACATGTGACTCTCACCCTCCACGACAGTATTCTTCTCACACGGGACAGGGCCCGCCTCACCTTCTCTCATCTCCGCAGTATGCCCGGGCCTCCACCGTGCTCTCCGTGGGCGGGATTCGCCAGCAGTTCTCATTGCCTCAGAACGTCCAGCTCTCCCTCTTTTCGGCCGAATTTCTACGGAACATCAATGTGAgattggggggggtgggggtggcgacCCCTCCTTTAGCCCAGAGAGGGGGGCAGTCCTGCTGGCAGGGGAGACAGGGCAGCTAGGAGTTGGAAACACCAGTTTTCTTCCCAGTGGCAGTGCCTGGAGGGGGCTTTTCTCTGGGTTAGGGCACTGAGCTGAGGGTTGTGGTAAGAAAGCCAGAAAAgctccctctcccttttttttttttttaaatatttatgtatttggctgcactgggtcttagttgcagtatgcagaatctttgatctttgttgcatcatgcaggatctctAGTTACAGCTTGTGGGATGTCtagatgtggcatgtggaatctagttccgtgaccaggggttgaacctggacccgctgcattgggagctcagagtcttagccttTGGACACCCGGGAAGTCCCACTGCCTCCCTTCTTGAAGTCAGTTTCCTGGACGAGCTTTTCTTTGCACACAGGAGTACCTGGCAGTGGTCGATGACCCTCCCCTAGACCTCCAGTTCAACCCCTCCGGTTACCTCCTTCTGGCTTCTGAGGAGGGGGCTGCGATCATGGAACGCAACGTGAAAATGCAGAGGTGGGCGCCTGGCGCGGCCTCCGCGCTGCATCTCAGCACCCTCTGACTCACTTAGAGGCCAGGGTGACAGAGCTGATGAGACAGGCCCTGCTCCCTAGGAGCTCAGTCTGTCAGAAGGATGGACATGGGCAGACCTCCAGTGTCCCGTGCTAAGTGCTGTATCCAGACACGGACAGTCGCTGTCACAGTGGTTCCTAAATTCCCAGGCAATGAGAACCCCCCAGGACACATCCCTTCTACCAAGTCCCACGAATCCACAAGTGTTTTCTCTAACAGCCAGAAAGTAGAACTCGTAGGCTTTATGGAGGGCTCGTGTCAAAGGCTGTGGGGTCTCATGACCAGCCAGTCAAGAGCAGGCATCTTCACCAGATGGCTCTATGACTGTGACTAGTGACGTCAAGTCACATCCTAAATGCATCACAGACATTAACGCATTTAGTTGTCAGAACATCCCCATTTCCCACGTGGGGAACCTGAGGCACCCGGAGCTAGTAGGTGGTGGCACCAGGATTCGAACCAGACTGCCTCGTCCGGCTCGTGTGTCCTTTGGGCACCTGTGATGCTGCCTTTGGGCATCAGGGTTGCAGAGGGGACAGTTGTGTTGTGAGCAGGACTGTACTGGAAGGTGGACGGGAAGGGCCCCCTGAGCAGAACAGAGTGACCCTCCCTGTTGTGAAAGCACAGGGAACAgttggcggggggcagggggcttGGTGTGGCCAAAGGGAGTCTAGGCTGTCAGAGTGGAAAGGGAGGGCAGAGGCTGGACTTTTGACCAGGCAGCAAGGAAGAGTGGCATGGGTGAGCTGACTGTGGAGCCAGgccccccttctctccctcctcccccgccccccatacACATGCTCACTGAGCACACATGCGCAGACCCACGCATTCCTCCAGGCAGGAAGGAGCCAAAGTCTGTCTGATGTCTCCGGAGCAGCTTCAGAAAAAGTTTCCCTGGATCAACACAGAGGGAGTGGCTTTGGCATCATACGGTGAGCCTTGCTTGGAGAGGGGCTCAGAGGTTGAGGGGCGCCTCAGGGTGAGAGGTCTCCGCGCCCTGCAGCCAAGTCAAGGAGGAACTTGTCCCAGGAGGGACAGCTCCTCCCTCCTGGCCAGCAGGACCTGCCCCGGGCCAGGCCAGCTCTGTCCTTTCATAGGATCCAGCTCTGGTGCAGTCGATCAGTGTGACATTCCCCAGCTTACGAGCCCTGAAGAGGAGTCAAAGGGTGTGGGAAAGACAACAGGAGAGGAAGGTCCTAGGCCCCCTTCACGAGTCTTCTTTCTCCTCACAGGGCTGGAGAACGAGGgttggtttgacccctggtgtcTGCTCCAGGGGCTTCGGCgaaagttacagtccatgggggtccttTTCTGCCAAGGAGAGGTGACGCGTGAGTCTGAGGCCCGGTGCCCGTGGCTTATGTCCTCTGGCGGCGGGGAGGCCAGCCCACACCGGGTCTCGCCTGCACACACAGGCTGAGCAAGGGGAGTGGGGGCTTCTCCCCGGGTCTGGTCCTGAGCATCCCACCTCCAGCTCCTAAGCAGATTTTTCCATGACTCGTGAGCTGCTTGAAGTTCCGGCATCATCCTGTCCTGTGTGGCCAAGTTCGTCCCGGCTGCCCTGTCCCTTTTGGCTTCAATGCCTGTGGGACAGCTCCTAGCCTCCAGCTTTCTGTCCTTAGGGAACCAGTAGAAgctccatttccttcctcttcaagCCCTCAAGGACTtatcttcttccctttttctgcAGGTTTCATCTCTTCATCCAGCCACATGGAGACTGCCAGCGGGGAGCAGTTGACTTTGAAAAGGATCCATGAGGTCCATGTAAGTTCTCAGCCTAGGGGCCTCCCTTAGCGAAGTGCATAGTGAGGAAAGTCATGACTGTCCTTGTGTTTATGcattttgtttaaattgttttaattatagaggaaaattgctttaccatattgtgttggtttctgcatacAACAACGCGAATCAGTCATAATTCTTTATATCCCTGCTTTCTTGATCCTCCCTCCCCgctcccatcccactcctctgaTTGTCACAAAATGCCAAGCTGGGCTGCCTGTGTTACATAGTCCCTTCCCACTCGCTGGCTATTTTACACATGCCTGTCCTTTTGATCGTCTTCTACCCGCTTCCCGTGTGGGTAAACCGAGGCTGGGGTCCGCAGGTGAAGATGGACCACAGCCAGGAGTTCCAGCCTGTGGAGTGTGCCATAGTGGTCAATGCAGCGGGGGCCTGGTCTGGCCAAATAGCAGAGCTGGCTGG
Proteins encoded:
- the SRPRA gene encoding signal recognition particle receptor subunit alpha, whose amino-acid sequence is MLDFFTIFSKGGLVLWCFQGVSDSCTGPVNALIRSVLLQERGGNNSFTHEALTLKYKLDNQFELVFVVGFQKILTLTYVDKLIDDVHRLFRDKYRTEIQQQSALSLLNGTFDFQNDFLRLLREAEESSKIRAPTTMKKFEDSEKAKKPVRSMIETRGEKPKEKAKNNKKNKGAKKEGSDGPLATSKAAPAEKSGLPVGPENGEELSKEEQIRRKREEFIQKHGRGMEKSSKSSKSDAPKEKGKKAPRVWALGGSANKEVLDYSTPTTNGAPEAAPPEDINLIRGTGPGRQLQDLDCSSSDDEGAAQNSTKPSATKGTLGGMFGMLKGLVGSKSLTREDMESVLDKMRDHLIAKNVAADIAVQLCESVANKLEGKVMGTFSTVTSTVKQALQESLVQILQPQRRVDMLRDIMDAQRHQRPYVVTFCGVNGVGKSTNLAKISFWLLENGFSVLIAACDTFRAGAVEQLRTHTRRLSALHPPEKHGGRTMVQLFEKGYGKDAAGIAMEAIAFARNQGFDVVLVDTAGRMQDNAPLMTALAKLITVNTPDLVLFVGEALVGNEAVDQLVKFNRALADHSMAQTPRLIDGIVLTKFDTIDDKVGAAISMTYITSKPIVFVGTGQTYCDLRSLNAKAVVAALMKA
- the FOXRED1 gene encoding FAD-dependent oxidoreductase domain-containing protein 1 isoform X1 codes for the protein MLRRALRLRLGPCLSGRGLGTYRRGSTLDWDGKVSEIKKKIQSIFPGGAWNPLYDTSHLPPERSDVVIVGGGVLGLSVAYWLKRLEKQQGAIRVLVVERDHTYARASTVLSVGGIRQQFSLPQNVQLSLFSAEFLRNINEYLAVVDDPPLDLQFNPSGYLLLASEEGAAIMERNVKMQRQEGAKVCLMSPEQLQKKFPWINTEGVALASYGLENEGWFDPWCLLQGLRRKLQSMGVLFCQGEVTRFISSSSHMETASGEQLTLKRIHEVHVKMDHSQEFQPVECAIVVNAAGAWSGQIAELAGVGNGPPGTMQGTKLPVEPRKRYVYLWHCPQGPGLEAPLVADPSGAYFRREGLGNNYVGSCSPTEEEEPDPGNLEVDYDFFQEKVWPRLAQRVPAFETLKVRSAWAGYYDYNTFDQNGVVGPHPLVVNMYFATGFSGHGLQQAPAVGRAVAEMVLEGHFQTINLSPFLFSRFYFGEKAQEHCIL
- the FOXRED1 gene encoding FAD-dependent oxidoreductase domain-containing protein 1 isoform X2, with amino-acid sequence MSCTANWDGKVSEIKKKIQSIFPGGAWNPLYDTSHLPPERSDVVIVGGGVLGLSVAYWLKRLEKQQGAIRVLVVERDHTYARASTVLSVGGIRQQFSLPQNVQLSLFSAEFLRNINEYLAVVDDPPLDLQFNPSGYLLLASEEGAAIMERNVKMQRQEGAKVCLMSPEQLQKKFPWINTEGVALASYGLENEGWFDPWCLLQGLRRKLQSMGVLFCQGEVTRFISSSSHMETASGEQLTLKRIHEVHVKMDHSQEFQPVECAIVVNAAGAWSGQIAELAGVGNGPPGTMQGTKLPVEPRKRYVYLWHCPQGPGLEAPLVADPSGAYFRREGLGNNYVGSCSPTEEEEPDPGNLEVDYDFFQEKVWPRLAQRVPAFETLKVRSAWAGYYDYNTFDQNGVVGPHPLVVNMYFATGFSGHGLQQAPAVGRAVAEMVLEGHFQTINLSPFLFSRFYFGEKAQEHCIL